The nucleotide window GCCATTCCGGCAGGCGCGGCTGGCGGCCAAAACGTGTCGACAGGCGCTCGACCAACGTCGCGAAGTCGTCAGCCAGCGTGAATTCCAGTTGTTCGGGGACGCCCCAGAAATGCAACTCGTGATACTCCGCGCGACGAAAATCGAAGTCGGCGTAGGCGGTGGTCTGCGCATGCAACGCGTAGCGGTGCGAGGACACGAAAGTGGGTTGCGGATAGTAGGTCTTGTAGTAGTCGCCCCCGCCGCCGCCCGCGATTTCGGCTTGCCACGTGATGTGAGTCGACTTGTCCCGGCCGACACCTGGCTCCGAGGTCCAGAGCGGAAAATGCCGTCCGCGCAGATTGAAGTAGGAGAACTGTTCACCGCAGCCCCATACGTATTCATCGGCCTCTGCGGGTACGCGCCACCAGAGGCGGTTGATCCGCGCATCGTGTGACTGAATGCGCAAATGCACGCCGGTCTCGACCGGCACGATCTCGACGCTCAGAACAACGGGACCATCCGCGCTCATTGAAAAATCAATGCATTCGCGACCATTGCGTCTTTGCAGCCGCGCGGCGCGCAGCGCGATCTTCTCGTCGAGATCGTCGCGCAAGTCAGCGTGGCCCTTGCGCGTCTTCACGATCGCGGTTCCGATGCCGACGAAGCAGCAAGGCCGTGTCTCGTGATGGTTGAACAATACGCGGCCTCCTGCCTTGAGGGTCAGGGTGCCGTGTTCGAACTCCAGTGTCATTGCTGCGCTCCCGTCGTAGCGGGCTGGCCGGCAAGGCCTGGCCCATTGGGCAAGTGACGGCGCGTGTCTGGCAAGACGCCACGCGCCGGATGGTTGGAACAGGCTGTCCAGGTTTCGCGTAGCCAGCGCGCGCAGGCCACGTTGTCGTCGAACAGCGAATAGCGCGAACCCGCGCCGTAGTCGTGAAACGGCAGGATTTCCGTACTGACGTGTCCGAGCCGGCTCGACGGCGCGCGCGCATGATGCGCGAGCAGCGTGCGCATGACATGCTTCCATGGCTCGAGTGCCGCTTCGTTCCAGGCGCTGTGCCAGCTGCCGGCGGGTGGATTGCGAAACGGATACTGGATGCCGCGCCCTGGCCGGCCGTCGGCGCCGCGGCTCCATACGTTGACGGGATTGTTCGGCACGGCGGGGCGCGCGTGGGCGTGTCCGACAAGATTGCCGCTGATCCAGCGCTGGATCACACTGTGTTCATCAACAGGGTCGAGCCGCACGCGGCCCGCCTGCACGTCGGCGAGCATGCCTTGCGCTCGCTGTTCGCCGGTATTGCCGATCTTGTGGATGACATGCGATGGATCGAGCGTGATGTTGAACGGCACGCCTTCGCGTTCCACCAGCCGCGCCACTTCCTCGACCCGCCCGAAGTGCTCGGACCACATGTCCACATGCACTTCGAAGCACGGCGTCACGCCTACCTTCGCACCCACGTTCAAGGCGTGCAGGTAGGCGGCTGCAACGCGGGCATTCGATACCGGCACGCCGTTCGCATCGAGATGCCGCAGCTGGACGTTCTGTACCTTCGCGCCCAGTTCGCCGCCGATGCGCATATGCCAGTCCAGCAGCGGCTCATCGCGTTCGAGCATGTAGATGAATGCGCCTGCGCGGATCGGCAGCTTGTAGCGCTCGCTCATCCGCAGATGGAGATCGATCTCATGCGGTGGCGGCGAGCGTTCGTAGTAGTCGAAGACGCCTGCCTCGCTGACCATGCGAAAACGGGCCTCAAGATCGAACGTGTCGGCGTCGGTGTGCACCACGCTGTTGCCCGTGATGCCGATGAGGAGAGTAGCGGCGGTTGTCATGGATGCATGATCGCCGCTCGGTCGATCATGCGCTGCGCGGATCGTGCTGAGGTGTCTTCACTTGCCGCTAAACTGCGTTGTCGCCCAGCAATTCGCGCGGCGTCACGCCGGTGGCGTCATAAAGCACGCGGGCAAATTGCGCATAGCTGCCGAAGCCCGCGTCGAACGCAGCCTGCGTCAGGTTGCGACAGCCGCCGAGTTGCAGTTGTTCCTGGAAACGCCGCAAGCGGACATGGTTGCGATGTGCGGAGACGGATCGCTCGACCTGTTCGGCGAACAGGTGGCTCAGGCGGCTCGGGCTCAGATGGACCACCTGCGCGAGTTTGGGCAGCGGGATCGACGGATCCGCGTCGAGTAGCGCCAGCGCTTTGATGATGGCGGGATGCATCGGACGGCCGGCGCGGCCATCGTGCGCCTCGGTGATCCGGACGGCCGCGTCGAACCACCAGGCGAGCCCGTTGGCATGATGAGCCGGGTCGTCTTCGCACTCCGTCAGCGATTGCAGCACCGAGGTCAGATGGTTGCGCTCGCTTTCGCGCAGCCGGTGCGGACGGGCAAACTGCTCGCGCTCCTGCGCGGAGGTCGGCACGCGTTGCGTGCGCGACGCGAGAAAGCCGGGCCGGCCGAGGATCACCCACAGCGACATGTCGTCGCTCGCATCGATCAGCATGTGCGGCTGCTCGGGAAAGAGCCACATCAGATCACCACGCGTCAGGTTCTGGATGCGATCGTCCACCAGATAGCGGCAGGTGCCCGACTCGACCAGATTCGCCTCGATCTCGACGTGGCTGTGCGGACTGGTGCGGCGCTTGTAACGCGGTTGGGCCGCGGGGCTCAGCCAGCACATTCCGGATAGCGCACTAGGGATGATGTCGATCGTCTGAGCCATTTACCGTGTCCTCATTCTGTCCTCACAACGGCCAGATACGCTCTGCATGAATCATGGCGTGCGGGCTGATCTTGCGGCCCGGCGCGGCGCTTGCCTGCGAGCCGCCATTGTTCGGGGGCACCTGGTTTTCTGTCAAGAAGGGGAGTACGCGGATAGCGGTGGGGGAAACCCTTGCCAATACGATGGCGACATGGGCATAGCTCGTACCTAGCACGAAATGCAGAGACGTCAGTTTGATCGGCAGAGATCGCCGCGAAAGTTGGGCCTAATCTGGAGGCTCTTTGACGACAGGAGCGACACGATGCTCAGCCAGGACCAGATCGACAGTTTCAGGAAGAAGGGTTATTGCGTGATCGAGAATGCGATGTCGGAGCAGGAACTGGAGGGCGCCCGCGACGCCGCCGACGCCCTCGTGGAAGCAGCAGTAAAAGGCCGGCCATATCCGCCGTCGTTTCTGCGGGAAGGCCAGGCATACAGCGCTATCAGCAAGGGGAACCGGCACTTCTTCTCGAACCGTTGCGAGATCTTTCCCGCGCTCGATCGATTTATCAAAGGCCAGATGATGGCGGAACTCGCCTCCGATCTGCTGGGGCCGAAGGTGTATCTGTTCAATGAACAGCTCGTGGTGAAGGCGCCGCAGCATGGCGACAGTTTCGCCTGGCACCAGGACTCAGGCTATGTGCCGTTTGCGCATCAGCCGTACCTCACGGTCTGGTGCGCGCTCGACCGCTCGACGCGCGATAACGGTACGCTGTTCGTGATTCCGCGTGACATCTCGCAGGACCTCTCCGTGACGAAACACGAGTGGGATTCGAACGGCGCCAATCTGGTGGGTTTTCGCGGCGACGAAGAGGGTGAGGTGATCGAAGTGCCGGCTGGCGCGGCGGTGGCGTTCTCGAGCGTCATGATGCACCGCACGGGCGCGAACCGCACCGCGCATCCGCGCCGCGCGCTGGTTTGCCAGTACACCGCCGAGCCGTTGCTGCGTCCCGAAACGGGGCGGCCACACAACCGGGCGGTGCCGATGCCGTGCGCGGCCGGAACCGTGGATGCCTGAAGCGTGGTGAAACGCGTGAACAGGAGGCGCCGCCGCTTATGAACCGTAATCCGCCGCCGATGCCGGATTGGTTGGACGCGGCAGTCGGGCGAGTCGCCGACGCTCGGCCTTGCGTGCGTCCCGGGCAGCGTCTTCGCTGTTCGCGGTCCGCACGGCGGAGGCGCCGTTCGCCGCAGCCGGCAGTGACGTGTTGCTGTCGGC belongs to Paraburkholderia aromaticivorans and includes:
- a CDS encoding xylose isomerase: MTTAATLLIGITGNSVVHTDADTFDLEARFRMVSEAGVFDYYERSPPPHEIDLHLRMSERYKLPIRAGAFIYMLERDEPLLDWHMRIGGELGAKVQNVQLRHLDANGVPVSNARVAAAYLHALNVGAKVGVTPCFEVHVDMWSEHFGRVEEVARLVEREGVPFNITLDPSHVIHKIGNTGEQRAQGMLADVQAGRVRLDPVDEHSVIQRWISGNLVGHAHARPAVPNNPVNVWSRGADGRPGRGIQYPFRNPPAGSWHSAWNEAALEPWKHVMRTLLAHHARAPSSRLGHVSTEILPFHDYGAGSRYSLFDDNVACARWLRETWTACSNHPARGVLPDTRRHLPNGPGLAGQPATTGAQQ
- a CDS encoding AraC family transcriptional regulator; the encoded protein is MAQTIDIIPSALSGMCWLSPAAQPRYKRRTSPHSHVEIEANLVESGTCRYLVDDRIQNLTRGDLMWLFPEQPHMLIDASDDMSLWVILGRPGFLASRTQRVPTSAQEREQFARPHRLRESERNHLTSVLQSLTECEDDPAHHANGLAWWFDAAVRITEAHDGRAGRPMHPAIIKALALLDADPSIPLPKLAQVVHLSPSRLSHLFAEQVERSVSAHRNHVRLRRFQEQLQLGGCRNLTQAAFDAGFGSYAQFARVLYDATGVTPRELLGDNAV
- a CDS encoding phytanoyl-CoA dioxygenase family protein, which gives rise to MLSQDQIDSFRKKGYCVIENAMSEQELEGARDAADALVEAAVKGRPYPPSFLREGQAYSAISKGNRHFFSNRCEIFPALDRFIKGQMMAELASDLLGPKVYLFNEQLVVKAPQHGDSFAWHQDSGYVPFAHQPYLTVWCALDRSTRDNGTLFVIPRDISQDLSVTKHEWDSNGANLVGFRGDEEGEVIEVPAGAAVAFSSVMMHRTGANRTAHPRRALVCQYTAEPLLRPETGRPHNRAVPMPCAAGTVDA